From Lactobacillus sp. PV012:
CAAGTCAATTGCCTTACGTTACTTTAATGTAGCAGGCGCTGCAAGTGATGGAACAATTGGTGAAGATCACGGACCTGAAAGTCACTTAGTGCCTAATATTTTGAAGAGTGCGCTTGCCGGTGACGGAAACTTTACTATCTTCGGTGATGATTATGATACCAAAGATGGAACCAACGTACGTGATTATGTTCAGGTAGAAGATTTAATTGATGCTCACATTCTTGCTTTACAACACCTCATCAAAACTAATAAATCTGATATTTTCAATTTAGGGACTGCTCAAGGATACTCTAACTTAGAAATTTTAGAGAGTGCAAAAAAAGTTACTGGAATTGATATTCCTTATAAAATCGGCCCTCGTCGTGGTGGAGACCCTGACAGTTTAGTGGCTGATTCTACTAAAGCTCGAACTATTTTGGGCTGGAAGCCAAAACATGAAAATGTTGATGAAGTAATTGCTACAGCTTGGAAATGGCATCAAACTCATCCAAATGGTTATGCAGATAAATAAGTTAAAAATAGAGATCAAAGCAAAAATTTGATCTCTATTTTTTGATAAAATTTATCAGTGAACCTACTAACTTATTAACCGCAGTTAGTGGGTTATATCTAGGACTGACTCTCTTTTATATTGGAATATTAATTGCCAATTATTATAATCAAGAAAAATTTAAGATTCAATTTAAAAATATCTTTGCAATTTTTTGTCTTTTAATAATTGGATATATTACTACCTTATTCTTTGATACATTTGCTGTAATTACTGTTACAACAATGATTGTGATAATTTTAATTGCCAGTATTTATGTGCAAATTTTAATGAAAAATCATTAATTTAAATTTTTTTAAATTTTCGAGGCTTTTTCTTTGCTTTTTAAAAGAGGTAATCATAAACTATAAGTGTATTAAGAAAAAGATATATCAATTCAAAGAAATCGATATATTATTTTAGGAGGTATATATTATGGCTGATTACGAAAAAAGAGAATTGAAAGCATTGGACAGAATTGCTAAGAAGATTGCTGATGCAGAAGCTCACTTAACTAAGATTGAAGAAAGTGAACCTGACAAGCGTCACCGCACTGCTCAACACGAAACTATTAAGGACATCAAGTCAATCTTAAAGCACGCTAAGAAGATTGGTGAAGATGAAGTTAAAGATGCTGAAAAAGGTGACGAAGACAAAGGTGCTCGTTACGATGCAGCTGAAGAATCAACTATCAAAGAATTAAAGAGTGCATTCAAGGAATTAGACGAAGAATTAAGTCACTTGAAGGATGAAGATGGTTACGACATTAAGCGTTACCGTTCAGAACACCACTCATTAGAAAAGGCTAAGGAAATCCTTAAGAAAGCCGGCAAACTTTAAAAAGAAGTTTGAGATTAAAAAAACTACCTCGTTTGAGGTAGTTTTTTTGTATGAAAATTTTTGTAAAAAGAAAAGCCGTTTAGGCTTTTACTAATATTACTTCATTCGATAAGCAATTGTTTTAATATTTAAGAGATCTCTTGCAGATACATTATGAGAAATAGAATTTTCCCCATAAGATCCTGCTCCTAAGGTTAATGATGGCATTAAGTTATTATACATTCCACCAATTCCCCCCATTGCCGCTGGAGTATTTACTAAAATTCGGCATGCTGACATTGCAAGGGCAAAGTCTTTTACTAATTCTTTATCAGTCGTATGGATACCTGCAGTATGGCCTCGCCCACCATAATTTACTAAAGCACTACAAATTTCAAAAGCTTCTTCTTGAGAGTTAGCCTTGTAAAGTGTAAAAACTGGTGAAAGTTTTTCTGCAGATAAAGGATGCTGACGACCTACTCCTTGATATTCAGCAACTATTACTTGAGTATCAGCAGGAACATCTACTCCACACAAGCGTGCAATTTCTACTGCTGACTTCCCTGCAATTGGTCCAGCCACTGTTCCACGCTTGGGATCAATGAAGTTCTCTTCAAATTTCTTAATCTCTTCATCATTTAAAAAGTAACAATGTAAGTCTTCAAATTTACTCTTAACTTCATCATATACATCTTTATCAACCACTACAGAATTTTCAGATGCGCAAATCATCCCATTATCAAAAGTTTTTGAAGCTACAATATCTTTAACTGCCTGATCAAGATCGGCTGTTTTTTCAATATAGGATGGTCCATTACCAGGTCCTACTCCCAAGGCTGGTTTCCCTGAAGAATATGCAGCCTTTACCATGCCAGGACCACCTGTTGCCAAAATTGTTTGAATACCATCATGATTGATTAAAGTATTAGTAGCTTCTAAACTAGGTTCTTCAATCCATTGAATGGCGTTCGCAGGACCGCCCGCTGCCTCAATTGCTGCTTGCAGCACTTCAGCTGCTCTCTTACTAGCCTGTTGGGCTTGCGGATGAAAAGCAAAGACAATTGCATTACGTGTCTTTAAAGCAATCAAACTTTTAAAAATTACAGTAGAAGTAGGATTTGTGACTGGAGTAATTCCCACAATCACACCTACCGGTTCAGCAATTTCCGTCAAACCTTGTTTGGAATCTTCTTTAATGATTCCAACTGTTTTTTCATTTTTAATAGAATTCCAGACTGTTTGGCTCGCAAAAATATTCTTTTCTACTTTGTCTGCTACTTTTCCTCTTTTTGTTTCTTCTACAGCTAATTCTGCTAACTCTTCTTTATGAGCTAAAGCAGCTTCTACCATTGCCTCACATATTTTATCAACCTGCTCTTGAGAATACTCAGCCATTTGATCTAAGGCTTTATGGGCATTTTCGACATATTTATTGATTGTCTCTTTTAATTCAGCCATAACTTTCTCCCTTCATAAACAAGCTTTTTATATGTTTAGTATACAACAATTTGTGAATAAAATCACATTTATATAATGAAGCTAAATTGTGTTCTAATGATTTTTTTTGATAAAATATAGAAGATGATTAAAAAATGTAATAATATATTTTAATAATTTATGATAAAATTTTATTACATTTAGAAAGGATGAGAATATTCATGACAGAAAAAAACTCTGCTCCCAAAAAAGAAAATAATGGGCAAATGAAGCGGAGCTTAACTAATACTCACATCCAGCTGATTGCTCTTGGAGGAACAATTGGGACTGGACTATTCTTAGGAGTAGGTAACAGTATCAAATTAGCTGGGCCTTCAGTGATTATCATCTACGCATTAGTTGGATTTTTCCTTTTTCTATTAATGCGCGCTTTAGGAGAACTTGTTCTCTCCGATTTAAATAAGCATACTTATATTGATTTTATTACTCAATATTTAGGAAAAAACATTGGGTTTGTTACTGGCTACCTTTACTGGATCAGTTGGCTAACCTTAGCTATGGCTGAACTTACAGCCTTAGGTATTTATTTCCAATATTGGTGGCCTAAACTTCATCCCTGGATTCCCGCGGTTATTACCTTAGTAGTTTTATTGGGTATTAATTTAATTTCTGCTCGAGTTTTCGGAAATCTTGAATTCAGTTTTGCAATTATTAAAATTTTAACAGTTATTATTTTCGTAATCTTAATTTTCTATCTAATGATTACTGGAAAAAGTACCCATTATGGTGCTATAGGATGGGGGAATTTTATTACCGATGGTGGCTTCTTCCCTAAGGGAGGCAAAGGGTTCCTGATGGGATTCCAGATGGTTATCTTCTCTTTCATTGGAGTAGAGCTGATCTGTTTAACTGCTGCCGAAGCCCAAAATCCTAAAAAGACTTTACGTCGAGCAATTGAACAACTACCTGTAAGAATCATCTTATTCTATGTTTTAGCTATTGTTGCAATTTTGTTAATTATTCCATGGGATAAAGTTTCTACAAGTAGTTCCCCATTCGTTCAAGCCCTTGCTGCTACTGGAATTAAAAATGCTGGTTCTATTATTAACTTTGTTGTTATTAGTGCCGCTGTTTCTTCAACTAATAGTTTCATCTATAGTGCAGGTCGTCTACTATTTTCTATTAATTACAATGGAAAAAATAAATGGAGTAAGACTTTTGGTAAGTTAAATCGTCGTCAACTACCAGAAAATGCTTTAATTTTTTCTACACTAGTTATTGCTTTAGCACCAATTTTGAACTACTTTTTAGGAGACGCATTTGAATTTATTTCATCTACTTCTACAAGTATGTTCTTGATAATCTGGTGCCTAATGATCTTTACTCACCTTCGTTATCGAGCACAAACTCCTAAAGATCAATTGCCAGATTTCAAGATGCCTCTTTCTCCATGGACCGACTATCTAGATTTAATTTTCTTCATTGCCATGATTATTGTTCTATTGATTTTCCCAGATCACCGTATTCCAATGTTAACAGCAATTATTGTTTTCTTAGTCTTAATTGCTTTAACTAAGTTTATCCGTGAAGAACAAGAAATTAAGGAAGAAAATAATCAATAAGAAAAACTGAAAACATCAATAAAATCTAAAATAAAATCGTCCCTCTATCAAGGCCTTCTCAACCGTGAAATAGGGACGATTTTTTGTAATTAAAATTTACTTCTTTAGATCAATCTCTAAAAGTATTGGAGCATGATCTTTACGAGGTGTATCACTAAAAATTTTTAGATCTTTGATTTCTTTTTTCAAATCATCGGAAACCAAAAAATAGTCTATTCTCCATCCTAAATTATATTGTTTACTCGTTGGTACACGCTGATCCCACCAAGTATAGTCTTTTCCATCAGGGTTTAAATAGCGATAAACATCAATAAACCCAGCTTTTAATATTTCACTAAATCCTGCCCTTTCTTCGGGAGTATACCCTGCCTTCTTTTCCATGCGTTCGGGATGCTTCAAATCCAGTGAGGATGCAGCCACATTGAAGTCGCCACAAACAATTACCGGCTTCTTTTTCTTTAAATTTTTTAAATACTCACAATACTTTTTATCCCATACTTCCCTATCTTCTAACCGAAGAAGATTATTTCCAGAATTTGGAGTATAGACTTGAGTGATGTAAAAACCTTCAAATTCTAAGGTTAAGATGCGTCCCTCAAAATCCATGGGAACGGGGGCAAAAATAACTGGATATTCCACAGCAGGATGATAGTTTTCTTTGATTAAAAACATTGTACCGGCATAACTTTTACGTGCTGGCTCATCAGAGGAACGCCAAATTACCCGATAATCTGGGAAAAATTCATTTAACTTTGAAAGATGGGTGGCTGTAGGGCCACTTGCTCTTAATTTGGTCTCTTGAAAAGCAATTACATCAGGAGCTTCGTGGCGAATTTTAAGTAGTAAATTTCTAGTTTCCTGAGCACGTGAAGACTCACTAGTCAAAGCAGCATTTAAAGAATCAATATTCCAAGAAATAATTTTCATTTTTTGCACCCCTTTAACATTATTTTAAACCAAATAAACAAAATCAAATAAAAAAAGACTCTATAATATAGAATCTTTTCAGAGAAGTAATGTTTAAAATAAATTTTACTAAAAGAAGGAGATACAAAAGCATATCTTTTCTTAAAAATTATACAGAAGAAAAAGCATAGCAACTACCTATCCTTGCAGGCAGTTTCCCACCAACTACTTTCGGCGTTAAGAAGCTTAACTTCTGTGTTCGGCATGGGAACAGGTGTTTCCTTCTTGCTATCGTTACTATACTTTCTTTGAGCTTTTACACTCAAAACTGAATATAATCTAAAGCCTAAAACCTAGAGCTTTGGTCAAGTGCTCGACTGATTAGTACTAGTCCGCTTCACTCATCACTGAGCTTACACTCCTAGCCTATCTACCTCATCGTCTTTAAGGTGTCTTACTGCTTTCGCATCGGAAATCTCATCTTGAGGGGGGCTTCGCACTTAGATGCTTTCAGCGCTTATCCCGTCCATACATAGCTACCCAGCGATGCCGAAGGCTCGACAACTGGTACACCAGCGGTATGTCCATCCCGGTCCTCTCGTACTAAGGACAGCTCCTCTCAAATTTCCTACGCCCACGACGGATAGGGACCGAACTGTCTCACGACGTTCTGAACCCAGCTCGCGTGCCGCTTTAATGGGCGAACAGCCCAACCCTTGGGACCGACTTCAGCCCCAGGATGCGACGAGCCGACATCGAGGTGCCAAACCTCCCCGTCGATGTGAACTCTTGGGGGAGATAAGCCTGTTATCCCCAGGGTAGCTTTTATCCGTTGAGTGATGGCCTTTCCATACAGTACCACCAGATCACTAAGCCCGACTTTCGTCCCTGCTCGAGTTGTAGCTCTCGCAGTCAAGCTCCCTTATACCTTTACACTCTGCGAATGATTTCCAACCATTCTGAGGGAACCTTTGGGCGCCTCCGTTACACTTTAGGAGGCGACCGCCCCAGTCAAACTGCCCACCTGACACTGTCCTCGACCGCGCTTAGCGATCTGAGTTAGAGGATCCATCAAACAAGGGTAGTATCCCAACATTGCCTCCGATAAAACTAGCGTCCTATCTTCTCTGGCTCCTACCTATCCTGTACATGTTTAACAAATACTCAAT
This genomic window contains:
- a CDS encoding amino acid permease gives rise to the protein MTEKNSAPKKENNGQMKRSLTNTHIQLIALGGTIGTGLFLGVGNSIKLAGPSVIIIYALVGFFLFLLMRALGELVLSDLNKHTYIDFITQYLGKNIGFVTGYLYWISWLTLAMAELTALGIYFQYWWPKLHPWIPAVITLVVLLGINLISARVFGNLEFSFAIIKILTVIIFVILIFYLMITGKSTHYGAIGWGNFITDGGFFPKGGKGFLMGFQMVIFSFIGVELICLTAAEAQNPKKTLRRAIEQLPVRIILFYVLAIVAILLIIPWDKVSTSSSPFVQALAATGIKNAGSIINFVVISAAVSSTNSFIYSAGRLLFSINYNGKNKWSKTFGKLNRRQLPENALIFSTLVIALAPILNYFLGDAFEFISSTSTSMFLIIWCLMIFTHLRYRAQTPKDQLPDFKMPLSPWTDYLDLIFFIAMIIVLLIFPDHRIPMLTAIIVFLVLIALTKFIREEQEIKEENNQ
- a CDS encoding exodeoxyribonuclease III is translated as MKIISWNIDSLNAALTSESSRAQETRNLLLKIRHEAPDVIAFQETKLRASGPTATHLSKLNEFFPDYRVIWRSSDEPARKSYAGTMFLIKENYHPAVEYPVIFAPVPMDFEGRILTLEFEGFYITQVYTPNSGNNLLRLEDREVWDKKYCEYLKNLKKKKPVIVCGDFNVAASSLDLKHPERMEKKAGYTPEERAGFSEILKAGFIDVYRYLNPDGKDYTWWDQRVPTSKQYNLGWRIDYFLVSDDLKKEIKDLKIFSDTPRKDHAPILLEIDLKK
- the galE gene encoding UDP-glucose 4-epimerase GalE codes for the protein MRILVIGGAGYIGSHAVRKLIENGDDVVVLDALYTGHKKAVDKRATFYQGDIEDTFLVNKILREEKIDAVMHFAAYSLVGESVQNPLKYYDNNVTGMISLLQAMQDAGVKHLVFSSSAATYGIPKKLPITEDTPLDPINPYGETKMMMEKIMHWADKANGIKSIALRYFNVAGAASDGTIGEDHGPESHLVPNILKSALAGDGNFTIFGDDYDTKDGTNVRDYVQVEDLIDAHILALQHLIKTNKSDIFNLGTAQGYSNLEILESAKKVTGIDIPYKIGPRRGGDPDSLVADSTKARTILGWKPKHENVDEVIATAWKWHQTHPNGYADK